GCAACGCGACGCGATCAACGACGCCGCAACGGAAAAAGGCTGGTGGGCGATACCATCGCTGCTGGCTGCGCTGTTCCTGTGGACCTTGTCGTTCGCCGCCAGCGTCGCAATAGGCATTGAAGCGATGTTGCCGGCCGTACTCTGGCTCACCGTTGCCGCTGTCTTCGGACTGAAAATAGCGCGCCGACTGGTTTTCCCGATCGGGTTTTTGTATTTCGCGATCCCGGCCTGGGATTTGATCAACGGCGCTTTGCTGGCAGCTACCGTGAGCGTGGTCGATGGGATCCTGGATCTGCTTCGCGTGCCGGCCTGGATCCAGGGCAACACCGTGCAGATTCCATCGGGTGCATTCGAGATCGCCGGTGGCTGCAGCGGCTTGCATTTCTTCATCGTTGCGCTGGCGATCAGCGCCTTGTACGGGCATTTGTATTATCGGCGGTTTTTGAACAAGGGCTTGCTGATTGGCATCGCGGCCTTGTTCGCGTTGCTGACCAACTGGCTGCGCGTGTCCACCATTATCATCGTCGGCCACCTGACCGAGATGCAGAGCTTCCTGGTCAAGGTCGATCACTATTATTTCGGCTGGGTGTTGTTTGGCCTGATGCTGATCCCGTTTTTCTATGTCGCGAGATCCATCGAGCTGCGCGAGGCCAATACAAAGAAGCCACCCAACCCGGCAACGCCTGCCGCTGCACAAACACAAATGCGGGTCAATCCCGGGCTGATCTCAGGTATTTGCGTGATGTTGCTGCTGCCGGCCCTGGTTTGGGGGCAGTCGCTGACGCGTCAGGCCACACCGGTGACGATTGAATTGCCGGCGGTCGCAGGCTGGCATGGCCCGTTGTCCACGGCGGTGTCCTGGCAGCCACATTATCCGGGGGCCAGCGGTGAGACGCTGATGGCGTACCGGCTAGGCGGTATCGAAATCGATGTCTATGCCAACTGGTATGTGAACCAGGCGCAGGGCCGGGAACTGATCGGTTTTGGCAATGACATTGCGGGCCTGTCGGTCTGGCGAAACGCGGGGGCTGGCAGCGCATCGATCGTGTTGCACGCCGGCGGGCGGGCCAATGTGCGGGAAATTGTGTTGCAATCGAGCAGGCA
Above is a window of Pseudomonadota bacterium DNA encoding:
- the epsI gene encoding EpsI family protein, yielding MPATADDNHLSVTSQPAVSSGPANWPLLLVCLAVASLGMAPAFVSLWPKWWDSFTYSHGLLIVAISLWLMWRQRDAINDAATEKGWWAIPSLLAALFLWTLSFAASVAIGIEAMLPAVLWLTVAAVFGLKIARRLVFPIGFLYFAIPAWDLINGALLAATVSVVDGILDLLRVPAWIQGNTVQIPSGAFEIAGGCSGLHFFIVALAISALYGHLYYRRFLNKGLLIGIAALFALLTNWLRVSTIIIVGHLTEMQSFLVKVDHYYFGWVLFGLMLIPFFYVARSIELREANTKKPPNPATPAAAQTQMRVNPGLISGICVMLLLPALVWGQSLTRQATPVTIELPAVAGWHGPLSTAVSWQPHYPGASGETLMAYRLGGIEIDVYANWYVNQAQGRELIGFGNDIAGLSVWRNAGAGSASIVLHAGGRANVREIVLQSSRQGKRLVWYWYQAGSRSLVSPAKAKLWQGWQAMWGDSGTGLVALSMVCASDCTAERQTLTDSAGGIYQEIKTSLHAVIRAESKTGTET